The Miscanthus floridulus cultivar M001 chromosome 7, ASM1932011v1, whole genome shotgun sequence genome includes a region encoding these proteins:
- the LOC136467113 gene encoding receptor kinase-like protein Xa21, giving the protein MAKYTSMRERSLLCMLGLSILATSVSGGDEAALLAFKAELTMDGGALASWNGSTGFCSWEGVACTRGTTRNTPRVVGLNLPMKGLAGTLSPAIGNLTFLQALELGFNWLHGDVPDSLGRLRRLRYLDLGYNTFSGRFPANLSSCEAMEEMFLDANNVGGRVPAEFGDRLTRLQVLRLKNNSLTGPIPESLANMSSLRHLALANNQFDGRIPPGLANLAGLRALDLAVNKLRGALPLAMYNLSSLKAFHVEGNQLHGSIPANVGSKFPAMEDFSLANNRFTGRIPSSLSNLTTLTSLQLSINEFTGLVPRDIGRLEHLQILYLSYNLLEAADTESWDFVASLANCSNLLQLSLSDNSFSGQLPRSVVNLSTTLQYLYLSDCGISGSIPQGISNLVGLTILDFANTSISGVIPDSIGKLANLVQLGLYRTRLSGLIPSSLGNLTRLNEIVAYSNSLEGPIPASLGKLRNLYLLDLSENYLLNGTIPKEVFLPSLSLSLQLSHNSFSGPLPSEVGNLVNLNQLILSGNQLSGHIPDTIGNCLVLESLVLDDNMFEGNIPQSMQNVKGLRELNLTVNKLSGEIPDALGNIGALQGLYLAHNNLSGPIPASLQKLTSLFAFDASFNDLQGEVPNGGVFGNLTAISITGNSKLCGGMPQLRLAPCSTHPVRESKKYRSKSLIISLATTGAMLLLVSVAVTIWKLKQGPKSQAPPTAVTQEHFQRVTYQALLRGTDGFSESNLLGKGRYGSVYKCSLQGEDTPTPVAVKVFNLQQSGSSKSFQAECEALRRVRHRSLIKIITLCSSIDNQGQDFKALVMDLMPNGSLDGWLHPNYRTSTLNNTLSLTQRLDIAVDVMDALDYLHNHCQPPVVHCDVKPSNILLAEDMSARVGDFGISRILLQSANIAGQNSNSTIGIRGSIGYVAPEYGEGFPVSTLGDVYSLGILLLEMFTGRSPTDDMFTGSLDLHKFSEAALPNKILEIADPAIWVHNDASDKITRSRVQESLISVIRIGISCSKQQPRERMPIRDAAVEMHAIRDANLRFASSLVVEHAPTISSYYV; this is encoded by the exons ATGGCAAAATATACGTCGATGCGTGAGAGGAGCTTGCTATGTATGCTGGGCCTCTCCATCCTGGCGACGAGCGTGAGCGGCGGCGATGAGGCCGCCCTGCTCGCTTTCAAGGCCGAGCTCACCATGGACGGCGGCGCGCTGGCGTCGTGGAACGGCAGCACCGGGTTCTGCAGCTGGGAGGGAGTGGCGTGCACCCGTGGTACGACGCGGAACACACCGCGGGTGGTGGGGCTGAACCTGCCCATGAAAGGGCTTGCCGGGACGCTCTCCCCGGCCATCGGGAACCTCACGTTCCTGCAAGCACTGGAGCTGGGATTCAACTGGCTGCACGGCGACGTCCCAGACAGCCTCGGCCGTCTCCGTCGCCTCCGCTACTTGGACCTCGGCTACAACACCTTCTCCGGCAGGTTCCCCGCCAACCTGAGCTCCTGCGAGGCCATGGAGGAAATGTTCCTCGACGCCAACAACGTCGGCGGCCGCGTGCCTGCAGAGTTCGGGGACAGGCTGACGCGGCTCCAGGTGCtccgtctcaagaacaacagCCTCACGGGGCCTATCCCGGAGTCGCTTGCCAACATGTCGTCTCTACGCCACCTCGCCCTCGCCAACAACCAGTTCGACGGCCGGATCCCGCCGGGGCTCGCCAACCTCGCCGGCCTCCGGGCCTTGGACCTCGCCGTGAACAAGCTCCGCGGCGCGCTCCCGCTCGCCATGTACAATCTGTCGTCGTTGAAGGCCTTCCACGTGGAAGGGAACCAGCTCCATGGCAGCATTCCCGCCAACGTCGGCAGCAAGTTCCCCGCCATGGAAGACTTCAGCCTTGCCAACAACAGGTTCACCGGACGCATCCCTTCTTCCCTCTCAAATCTCACCACTCTCACAAGCCTACAGCTCTCGATCAACGAATTCACTGGACTTGTGCCTCGCGATATCGGGAGACTGGAGCATCTTCAGATCCTCTACTTGTCCTACAACCTGCTTGAGGCAGCCGACACGGAGAGCTGGGATTTCGTCGCTTCGCTGGCGAACTGCAGCAACCTGCTGCAGCTGAGCCTCAGTGACAACTCCTTCAGTGGGCAGCTCCCCAGATCGGTGGTAAACCTGTCAACCACACTGCAGTATCTCTATTTGTCAGACTGTGGCATCTCGGGCAGCATCCCGCAGGGCATCAGCAATTTGGTTGGGCTAACCATACTTGATTTTGCAAACACCTCAATATCCGGAGTGATCCCAGACAGCATCGGTAAACTAGCAAACTTGGTTCAGCTTGGCTTGTACAGAACCAGGTTATCAGGCCTCATACCATCTTCACTTGGAAACCTTACACGGCTTAATGAGATTGTTGCATACAGTAACAGCTTGGAAGGACCAATTCCCGCAAGCCTTGGCAAACTAAGGAACCTGTATCTCCTTGATCTGTCAGAGAACTACCTGTTAAATGGTACAATTCCCAAGGAGGTTTTTCTGCCATCCCTTTCTTTGAGCCTGCAGTTATCACACAATTCATTCTCAGGACCCCTTCCGTCAGAAGTTGGTAACTTGGTTAATCTCAACCAGTTGATCCTGTCAGGAAATCAGTTGTCCGGCCACATACCAGATACCATCGGCAATTGCCTAGTACTAGAGTCGTTGGTGCTGGATGACAACATGTTTGAAGGAAACATACCACAATCTATGCAGAATGTCAAAGGGCTCCGGGAACTAAACCTGACCGTCAACAAATTGTCAGGTGAGATACCAGATGCCCTTGGCAACATTGGCGCCTTGCAAGGGCTGTATCTGGCGCACAACAACCTGTCAGGACCGATCCCAGCGTCTCTACAGAAACTAACATCGTTGTTCGCATTTGATGCATCCTTCAATGATTTGCAGGGTGAAGTGCCCAATGGGGGTGTTTTCGGCAACTTGACTGCCATATCAATAACTGGAAACAGCAAGCTGTGCGGTGGAATGCCTCAGCTTCGCTTGGCTCCATGCTCCACGCATCCTGTAAGAGAGAGCAAAAAATATAGGTCAAAGTCTCTGATCATTTCTCTGGCAACAACTGGAGCAATGTTATTGCTAGTTTCAGTCGCTGTAACTATTTGGAAGCTTAAGCAAGGGCCGAAGAGTCAAGCGCCACCTACAGCAGTTACTCAGGAACACTTCCAAAGAGTTACGTATCAGGCCTTGTTGAGGGGAACAGATGGATTTTCAGAATCTAACTTGCTTGGCAAAGGAAGATATGGCTCGGTTTACAAATGCAGTTTACAAGGTGAGGATACACCAACACCAGTGGCTGTAAAGGTATTTAACCTTCAGCAATCAGGGTCTTCTAAGAGTTTCCAGGCTGAATGTGAGGCGCTGAGAAGGGTGCGCCACCGTTCTCTCATAAAGATCATCACGCTCTGCTCAAGCATAGATAACCAAGGTCAAGATTTTAAGGCACTGGTCATGGACCTCATGCCCAATGGGAGCTTAGATGGCTGGCTTCATCCCAATTACAGAACCTCCACTCTAAACAATACTCTGAGCCTAACTCAAAGGCTAGATATTGCTGTCGATGTCATGGATGCTCTGGACTATCTTCATAATCACTGTCAGCCACCAGTTGTTCATTGTGATGTCAAGCCAAGCAACATCCTCCTAGCAGAAGATATGAGTGCCCGAGTTGGAGACTTCGGTATCTCAAGGATCCTGCTTCAAAGTGCAAACATAGCTGGGCAAAATTCAAACAGCACCATTGGGATAAGAGGCTCCATTGGTTATGTTGCTCCAG AGTATGGAGAAGGTTTTCCAGTCTCAACTCTTGGTGATGTTTATAGCCTTGGGATATTGCTACTTGAGATGTTTACGGGTAGGAGCCCGACAGACGATATGTTTACAGGATCATTAGATCTTCACAAATTCTCGGAGGCTGCTCTCCCTAACAAAATCTTGGAGATAGCTGATCCAGCAATATGGGTGCACAATGATGCCAGCGATAAGATCACAAGAAGCAGAGTTCAGGAATCTCTTATCTCTGTCATTAGGATTGGCATATCCTGCTCGAAGCAGCAACCCAGAGAGCGAATGCCGATACGAGATGCAGCCGTTGAGATGCATGCAATCAGAGATGCAAACCTGAGGTTCGCcagttctcttgtagtggaacaTGCACCAACTATTAGTAGTTACTACGTCTAA